The following are encoded together in the Dickeya lacustris genome:
- the cysI gene encoding assimilatory sulfite reductase (NADPH) hemoprotein subunit codes for MSERYSGPLVVEGKLADAERLKLESNYLRGTITEDLSDGLTGGFNGDNFLLIRFHGMYQQDDRDIRAERAEQKLEPRHAMMLRCRLPGGVMTPQQWLAIDKFAEEKTLYGSIRITNRQTFQFHGILKSDLKSAHQLLHEVGLDALATANDVNRNVLCTSNPVESVLHQQAYEWAKKISEHLLPRTRAYAEVWLDKEKVATTDEEPILGPTYLPRKFKTTVVIPPQNDVDLHANDLNFVAIAEAGQLVGFNVLVGGGLSIAHGDKTTYPRTASELGFVPLSHTLAVAEAVVTTQRDWGNRTNRKNAKTKYTLERVGVERFKQEVENRAGIAFESVRPYVFTSRGDRIGWVKGVDNKWHLTLFIENGRLLDYPGKPLKTGMAEIAKIHKGDFRLTANQNLIVAGVSSRDKAKIDALARQHGLIDDSVTEQRHNSMACVSLPTCPLAMAEAERFLPEFVTQVEGVMQKHGVGHEHIVLRVTGCPNGCGRAMLAEIGLVGKAIGRYNLHLGGNREGTRIPRMYRENITEKEIIAEIDNLVARWAAERQQDEGFGDFTVRTGIIKPVLDPAIDFYD; via the coding sequence ATGAGCGAAAGATATTCTGGCCCGCTGGTGGTTGAAGGCAAGCTTGCTGATGCTGAACGCCTGAAGCTTGAGAGCAACTATCTGCGCGGTACGATTACGGAAGATTTAAGCGACGGTTTGACCGGCGGTTTTAATGGCGACAACTTTCTGCTAATCCGCTTTCACGGCATGTACCAGCAGGATGACCGCGACATTCGTGCCGAACGCGCGGAACAAAAACTGGAGCCGCGCCACGCCATGATGCTGCGCTGTCGTTTGCCCGGTGGGGTGATGACGCCACAGCAATGGCTGGCTATTGACAAGTTTGCCGAGGAGAAAACGCTTTATGGCAGCATTCGTATCACCAATCGGCAGACGTTTCAGTTCCACGGCATTTTGAAATCGGATTTGAAATCGGCTCATCAGTTGCTGCACGAGGTAGGGCTGGATGCGCTGGCGACCGCCAATGACGTTAACCGCAACGTGTTGTGTACCTCAAACCCGGTCGAATCCGTGTTACATCAGCAGGCGTATGAGTGGGCGAAGAAAATCTCCGAACACTTGCTGCCGCGTACCCGTGCTTATGCCGAGGTATGGCTGGATAAAGAGAAGGTGGCGACCACGGATGAAGAGCCGATCCTCGGGCCGACTTACCTGCCGCGTAAATTCAAAACGACGGTAGTGATTCCGCCGCAGAATGATGTCGATTTGCATGCCAACGATCTGAATTTCGTCGCTATCGCCGAAGCGGGACAACTGGTTGGCTTTAACGTACTGGTCGGCGGCGGTCTGTCTATCGCCCACGGTGATAAGACAACTTATCCACGTACCGCCAGTGAGCTTGGGTTTGTGCCGTTGTCACATACGCTGGCGGTGGCCGAAGCGGTTGTCACCACACAGCGCGACTGGGGCAATCGCACCAACCGTAAAAACGCCAAAACCAAATATACGCTGGAGCGGGTTGGCGTTGAGCGCTTTAAGCAGGAAGTGGAAAACCGTGCCGGTATCGCCTTTGAGTCGGTGCGCCCTTATGTTTTTACCAGTCGCGGCGATCGTATCGGCTGGGTGAAAGGGGTGGACAACAAATGGCACCTGACGCTGTTTATTGAAAATGGCCGCCTGCTGGATTATCCGGGGAAACCGTTAAAAACCGGGATGGCGGAAATTGCCAAAATCCACAAAGGTGATTTCCGGCTGACCGCGAATCAGAACCTGATTGTGGCCGGGGTTTCAAGCCGGGATAAAGCCAAAATCGACGCGCTGGCGCGTCAGCATGGCCTGATAGATGACAGCGTGACCGAGCAGCGCCATAACTCAATGGCGTGCGTGTCGCTGCCGACCTGCCCGCTGGCGATGGCAGAAGCCGAGCGTTTTCTGCCGGAGTTTGTCACTCAGGTCGAAGGCGTGATGCAAAAGCATGGCGTTGGGCATGAGCATATTGTGTTGCGTGTCACCGGTTGTCCCAATGGTTGTGGCCGCGCGATGCTGGCGGAAATCGGCCTGGTTGGTAAGGCTATCGGGCGTTACAACCTGCATTTGGGCGGTAATCGTGAGGGAACACGCATTCCCCGTATGTATCGGGAAAATATTACCGAAAAAGAGATTATCGCCGAGATAGATAATCTGGTGGCGCGTTGGGCGGCAGAACGCCAGCAGGATGAAGGCTTCGGTGACTTCACCGTTCGTACCGGCATTATCAAACCGGTGCTTGATCCGGCGATTGATTTTTATGACTAA
- a CDS encoding phosphoadenylyl-sulfate reductase: MSMLNLEALRALSKPEQGAALAEVNAQLEALSAQARVAWALENLPGEFVLSSSFGIQAAVCLHLVTRQYPAIPVVLTDTGYLFAQTYQFIDQLTEQLSLNLQVYRSALSPAWQEARYGKLWEQGLEGIEQYNQLNKVEPMNRALDELGAGTWFAGLRREQSDSREHLPVLSLQRGVFKFLPIIDWDNRTVYQYLKANGLSYHPLWEQGYLSVGDTHTTRKWEPGMSEEETRFFGLKRECGLHEE; the protein is encoded by the coding sequence ATGTCCATGCTGAATCTGGAGGCGCTACGCGCCTTATCTAAACCGGAGCAGGGCGCTGCGTTGGCAGAGGTCAATGCTCAATTGGAAGCGCTAAGTGCGCAAGCGCGAGTCGCCTGGGCGCTGGAGAATCTGCCGGGCGAGTTTGTGTTGTCCTCCAGTTTTGGTATTCAGGCCGCCGTGTGTCTACATCTGGTCACGCGGCAGTATCCGGCTATTCCGGTGGTGCTGACGGATACCGGGTATCTGTTTGCGCAAACCTATCAATTCATCGACCAGTTAACCGAACAGCTGTCGCTTAATTTGCAGGTATACCGCAGCGCGCTGTCGCCTGCCTGGCAGGAAGCGCGTTACGGCAAACTGTGGGAGCAGGGCCTGGAAGGGATTGAGCAGTACAATCAGCTCAATAAAGTCGAGCCGATGAACCGGGCGCTGGACGAGCTGGGCGCAGGCACCTGGTTTGCCGGTCTGCGCCGTGAGCAGTCTGATAGTCGTGAGCATTTACCGGTCTTGTCGCTTCAGCGCGGCGTGTTTAAATTTCTGCCGATCATCGACTGGGATAACCGGACTGTATACCAGTATTTGAAAGCCAATGGCCTGAGCTATCACCCGCTATGGGAGCAGGGCTATTTGTCCGTTGGCGATACGCACACCACCCGTAAATGGGAGCCGGGCATGAGCGAAGAAGAGACCCGCTTTTTTGGCCTGAAGCGCGAATGCGGCTTGCATGAAGAATAA
- the cysG gene encoding siroheme synthase CysG, giving the protein MNYLPIFADLRQRTVLVVGGGEVASRKIALLQRAGASVRVAAHTLSEALAAQHQAQALEWVAHEFTPELLDDVFLVIAATDDAALNARVFTEANRRQRLVNVVDDQPLCSFIFPSLIDRSPLVVAVSSGGQAPVLARLLREKLEALLPARLGTMAEIAGRWRGRIKQRLASVTERRRFWERAFGGRFASLVAAGQLTQAEQELAAQLAQPDIAQGEVALVGAGPGDAGLLTLRGLQVIQQADVVLYDHLVSDEVLELVRRDAERICVGKRASAHLLPQDEINALLVKLAQEGKKVVRLKGGDPFMFGRGGEELQQLAQAGISFQVVPGITAAAGATAYAGIPLTHRDYAQSVTFITGHCRAQGDELDWSTLARGRQTLAIYMGSVKAAHISQQLIAHGRAPETPVAVIGRGTRQDQSVLTGALAELEQLAQQAPSPALLVIGEVVNLHQHLAWFGEQARMTPTDGRPAVVNLA; this is encoded by the coding sequence GTGAACTATCTCCCTATATTTGCCGATCTCCGGCAGCGCACGGTGTTGGTGGTTGGCGGCGGTGAGGTGGCAAGCCGCAAGATAGCACTGTTGCAACGAGCCGGTGCCAGCGTGCGCGTGGCCGCGCATACGCTGAGTGAAGCGCTGGCCGCCCAGCATCAGGCGCAGGCGCTTGAGTGGGTGGCGCACGAATTTACCCCAGAACTGCTGGATGATGTTTTTCTGGTGATTGCCGCAACGGATGACGCTGCGCTAAATGCGCGGGTTTTTACCGAGGCAAACCGCCGCCAGCGGCTGGTGAATGTGGTGGACGATCAGCCGCTGTGCTCTTTTATTTTTCCCTCGCTTATCGACCGCTCTCCGCTGGTTGTGGCGGTGTCATCCGGTGGTCAGGCTCCGGTATTAGCGCGTCTGTTGCGTGAAAAGCTCGAAGCCCTGCTACCGGCACGTTTGGGCACCATGGCTGAGATTGCCGGGCGTTGGCGTGGTCGCATTAAACAGCGGCTCGCATCGGTTACGGAACGTCGCCGCTTCTGGGAGCGCGCTTTTGGCGGGCGTTTTGCCAGTCTGGTTGCCGCAGGGCAACTGACGCAGGCTGAACAGGAGCTGGCCGCGCAATTGGCACAGCCTGATATCGCACAAGGGGAAGTGGCGCTGGTCGGTGCCGGGCCCGGTGATGCAGGCTTGCTGACGCTGCGCGGTTTACAGGTTATCCAGCAGGCTGATGTGGTGCTGTATGACCATCTGGTCAGCGATGAGGTGCTGGAGCTGGTGCGCCGTGATGCCGAGCGAATCTGCGTTGGTAAACGCGCCAGCGCGCATCTCTTACCGCAAGACGAAATCAACGCGTTGTTAGTGAAACTGGCGCAGGAAGGAAAAAAAGTGGTGCGTCTGAAAGGCGGCGACCCATTTATGTTTGGCAGGGGCGGTGAGGAGTTACAACAACTGGCGCAGGCCGGCATTTCTTTTCAGGTGGTGCCGGGCATTACCGCCGCCGCCGGTGCCACGGCGTATGCCGGTATCCCGCTGACTCACCGCGACTATGCCCAGAGCGTCACGTTTATTACCGGGCATTGCCGGGCGCAGGGCGATGAGCTGGATTGGTCAACGCTGGCGCGTGGCCGCCAGACGCTGGCGATTTATATGGGGTCAGTCAAGGCGGCACACATCAGCCAGCAATTGATTGCACATGGGCGTGCGCCCGAGACTCCGGTTGCGGTGATAGGACGCGGCACGCGCCAGGATCAATCCGTGCTGACAGGGGCGCTAGCCGAGCTCGAACAATTGGCACAACAGGCGCCCTCGCCAGCCTTGCTGGTTATTGGCGAAGTCGTGAATTTACACCAGCATCTTGCCTGGTTTGGCGAACAAGCGCGGATGACGCCGACTGACGGGCGTCCGGCCGTGGTAAATCTGGCTTAA